The Orcinus orca chromosome 20, mOrcOrc1.1, whole genome shotgun sequence region TTATCGCCAAGTCCCAGCTGGTCCGGCCCAGCTCTGGTTGCGCGGCCGTTCGGTGTTGGCCCCGCCTCCGTGGGAGCTCGGCCTGGCCCCAAACTGGCCTAGCcgcccctccctgggcccctgaGCTGTTTCCGCTCGCAaagccccctcccctttggtgCTCTGGCCGCCCCTGCAGCCCCTTCGAGTGTTGCTCTAAGGCCAGCCGGGGCGGAACGCACAGCTTCTGTTTTTCCCAACATTCTTGCGCCCTGCCCGGTGCTAGTCGGACCCAAAGCTGGTTTCAAGCAGGCGAGGCTTTTCTTGGGCTGGAGACAAGATTACTCTTTAGATTTCTGCAGTTAGGGTCTACAAGACATTCTCAcaagtttggtttttgttttttttccagtagGCATGGCAGCTAagagtttcatttttattaagaGAAAAGAGTAATAACTGGCACGCCCAAACCTTCCCCGTGATTTAAGTGATAAAATTGTCCATAATCTCCCTCCTGCCCATTGCCCTTTCCTTTCAACCCCCATTTTCATCGTTTCCCGGGCAACGCAAACTTTTGAAGTAAGGCCAGTCTCTAGTTCAGGCCTGCTGGGGAAATGCTCTGCAGCTAAGCCAGGGGGATCACAGGTAAAGTTTATAGCAACAAGTCTTCTCCTGACCAGAGATCTCTCAGTTCTCTTGTTCTTCCAGAAGGGTCCTTCACAGATCCTCATTGTCACCCCCACCGCTCCTCCCGGGAATGCCTCATACGACCAGGCTAGGCTTTGTTTAATTAAATCCCAGATCTCTATTACTTTGCCTGACTAGATTCTTCTCTTATTACTCAGTCAGGGAGACTCTGTATTGCCCTGCTTGTGGTGTATCTAGGACCTCCCTTGCTCTGAGCTGTCCTCCTCCCCTCCAGAAGCTAAAACACCAGATAGGTTGTGTGCTCACAACATCCAGACACCAGAGAGTCCTAGCCAGTCTGGCCCTCACCCTGTCCTGGGAGTGCTGCTGAGAGGTTCAAGTGAGCCAAAGCTGAAACAGTCTAAGTCCCTTCAACACACAGGAACTAAAGGACACACTAAAGAGCATGGCTTGGGCCTGGGAAAGTCCTCACTCCTAATGAAGGAGGGTGGGGACAGTTGAGCAACTGATCCAATACCTACCCATAAAGGGCTTCAGTCCCACCTGGCCTGGAAGGTCACTGCTGTGCTTCCACCACCTTAGGACAAGCCAGAACTAACCCTAGGAAGGGAGAGATACAGTCCCTTCCACATCTAGGTACTGCACAACCTatctcccacccctcctccccaccacagACTTGTTTCTCAAATCAGTGCCAAGGGACCAGAAGAAGAGCAGAAATTAGAGAGACATTAATTTTAGAGTCATTCCAGTTTGAAACCACAGGGAAAGACCCCAGGTAAGTGGCTTTTTCCATAAGTAACAGAGAAAGGAGTCATATGTTTTATGGAGCCCAATAAGTGTCCATTTGTGCCCCAACACCCATGTTAAACATGGCTAGCTTTAAAGGCATCTGTAGCTAGCTTTGAGCTAAATTACTTGgaactataaataaaaatgtcaccTTGCCGCTACAATATCCAATCTAAAGAAAGATGTTAACAGCCAAGAAAATGAGTCAAGGGTCACCAATTCCAACTCCTATGCTTAAAGTCCTCTATGGATCCACCTCCTTCACAATGAAAGTGTACCAAAGTCAAAGGTATCTGTATAAGAGTCCATGGCTGGCTCCAGCTACGGTCTTCACTGATTTAAGTAACTGCGTGCCCATGTGTGCCAGACACCATACTAGGCCTAAGGGCTAAAATAGTGAGCAAAATTCAACTCCAGCTGAAAATTCTTAAGGAATTCAAAACCCTCAGAGAAGTGGGCTGCCACAATTCAGTTTAGTTCTCAGTTGCTCCTTCTCCCAGTTGAAAGGACACAGGGAGCTAACCCATGGACAAACCAGGACCATTTGGTGCAATTTCCAAACTCTTCGGGGTGAGCTGGAACTCTGCAAAGACCTTATAAGGCCAGGGTCCTTGTGCTTAGGGCCTCTTTATGGAGAAACCTAGTCACTGAAGCATCTCTACTCTCAGGGTCAGCCTGGTCCTTGAGACCTAAGGCGGCGAAGGTGGAGGCCTATCAGGAAGTCCATCTCCCCATGTTTCAGGGACCCTTAGCTGAgtccttataaaaataaattggcGAAACCCAAATAAAAACCTTACTTTCTGTTTAATCTGTTTTGCCAAACAAACACAGTGAAAACTTTAGTCTGACTAATTGTACAGAAAATAGAATTTGTAACCAGTAGCAAACATAACAGGATAGACCTAAGTCCCTGGCAAGCTGGATCTCCATCAACAGGTCACCTAGATCCCCTTGTCGATGGCCTCCTGGGAGGGAGGTCCTAGGAGGCAGAGGCACAGATCTGCCAGTCCCCATCAGAATCACAGGCTGCACCTGGGAAGGAAAAGCACAAAAAGTAGAACTGATGTTACTTGGATCTCTTATCACTACACACAGAAGAGTTGTCTCTGATTGCCGGCCAAACTCAAGGTTCAGTTGTTTTCCCAAAGCCACAGTCCTTGGGCATCTCGCCTGCATCCCTAGGGGATAAGTTTCAAGTTCAGTGGTTCTGAAGCCTCTGCTTAACCAGAACCTGCAACATAAACTTGGGGTTGGGGAGTGAAGGTAGGGAGGGGTAGACAAAGTCATAATTGCTGGTGTCACCAGTGCAGAGTCTGAGATCCCAGACTTCAGGACCTTGCTTCAGGAGGAAACAAGAGAGGGTGCTTGGTCACCAGCAAAAGAGTCCAGCTGCCCTAAGGCTCAGTACTGCCAACCAGTGCCCCAGGAGTATGAGGGAGTTCAACAGCAGTGGCCTCAGGTCCCTCTAAGCTGGCAGGAGTCTGGGAGTCCCGAAGGCCGAAAGGGGACTCGTTCACATTCCGTGCTTCTTGCGGATGACAGCCATGGCCAGCAGCCTATCCTTCTCGCGTAGTTCTTCACGGAGTTTGGCTTCGGTGAGACGCAGGTGACGGATGCTGCCCTTCATCTCCTTCATCTTCACCTCCATCAGCGCCAGGATGTCCCGCTGCTCGTTCAGCTTGCGCAAGAGCTCCTCCTCTGTGGTGCCTGACGACAACGAGTACGAGTGGTCGGAGCCAgtatcagggaagccctcttccccGACCACCACCAACTGGGGGCCCATGGGGCACTCGGCGGCCTCCAGCCCTGCTGTAGCAGCCTCTAGCTCCGACGCAGCGGCTGCGGCGGCTGCGCCCTCTGCGGCCGCGAACTCCACTTGCACCGTCAGGTCAATGGGCTTCACATCTTCTCCCGTGGGAGTGGTGGGAGCCGGAGGCACGGATCCCGGAGGCTGGCTGCTGTCCACAGCAGCCTGAAGGGTGAGGAGCACAGCCGCAGAAGCAGATACCAGGTTCGGCTGCAGCTGGGCGGTCTGGGCAGTGGAGGCGGACGGCgacggctgctgctgctgctgctgctgctgctgctgctgctgctgctgctgttgttgctgctgctgctgctgctgctgctgcctgcGGCGGGCGGCTGCGGCCCCCGCGGGTCTGCGTGCTACTTTGCGCTCGTTGACGCCGCGCAGCGGGAAGATGGTGGGGACCCGCACCGTGTAGGTTTTGCGGCCGCCCTGGAAGTGAACGCTGCAGAGACGGTGGCCCGTGGTGGGCTGGAAGGTGGAGAAGCACCCACTGACGCCGGCACGGGACACATTCTTGAGCCAAAGGCGCCGCAGCTCAGCGTCCTTGGGAAACGTGTAGAAGTGCAACGCCTTGTCCCGGTGCGAGTTGTTGTAGCAGCCTGGCACGCAGCACGTAAAGCCAGGCATGGCTGCGCCGCGCGGCCCGGCCCAGCCCACCGGCCTTCTGAGCCTTTCGACGGCCCGGTCGGTATGCCGCCGCCCGCCCCTCGACGGGCGGCACCGCGCGAGGCCTTCGGCGGCCTCCCACTACTGCCGCCCGGCGCGGCCGGCGTGGCCCGGCGCCCCGTGCCCAGAATACGCCTCCCGTCGGCCCGCGCCGAGCCAGCCGCCCAGCCGCCCGCCTGCGCTCCAGAGTGGGCCCCAGGGACGCCGCGAAGGACCGCCTGGGAAAGAGGACTACGCCCCCCACAATGCACCGCGGCAGAAGCCGCTCACTTCCGGAGCGGGGCGCGCTTGTTCCGGTCTCTTTGCAGGGCACCGCGACAGCCCACGTAGAGCGGACTTTTCCCCTACACGGCTCACCCTCGGCGGACTAGAGAGGCGTATTCGGTTGGAACTCTGTCGCTTGGAGCGCCCTTCGCAAGGACCTGGAATCCTGATGGGGGTCGGGCGGCGCGCGTCTCTCCAGTGCGCAAGCGCCCTGGGCATGTGCCCACGGAAACTATAAGTCCCGAAATGCCTTGCGCTAAACTTGGCGGCTGCGGCCTGGAGCGCCGCCTAAGGGAAAGGTCGGATTGCAAGCGGACCAGGATTCGGACGAGGTTGTGTTGTTCGCCGGAAGCGGTACCCCAACCCTGAGCTGCTGAGTCCACGGCATTcctgcgggggaggggaggaaggacctAAGCCTCAGCGCCCCAGAGGACCTCAGGGAGCCCTTTTGCCTGAATTAGACTCTCCCCCGACTCAGATGCCGCTTGCCTTGACTGTCTTATTGACCTAAACATAGTCATCACTAGGCGCCTACTGTGCACCGAGCATAGTGCAGGGAGTTGGGAACCTTGCAGGAACCATACCGACCCGGCCTGACTATAGAGGGATGAGGGTCAGACTTTTGGATAATAGATGTGAATGAATGCACACTAATGGATGTCTAATCACAGAAATAAacgctccaaaaaaaaaaaaaaaatcaacaagggagagggagaagtggGAGGCGGAGGCCCAGGAAGAAAAAATCCACGAAAAGCTTGGTTAGGGAGGAGTCGCTGGTTTTTGCCCGGGAACCAGCCTGTAAGAacctgaggcaggaaggagctaGGCTCTGCCCTTAAGGATCCTCAAGGGTAGCCAGAATAGCAGAAGCTCCGAAAGATAACAAACTGGGCCAAGTTAAAAGATTTGTGATTTTATTCTGCCGGTGACTGGGAACTGTTGGAGGGGTGTTAAACGAGAGGTTGGACAGGATTTGTATTGTAACAAgtcacctccccactccctcgACTTCCTTGGGGAAAGTGTTCTAAAGGGCAAGAGAAGCTGTGGAAAACCAGAGAGGAGGCCAGGCACTCGTCATGGAGAATTACCTGTAAGCTAGCCCTCCTTTGCCGAGTTCCCCGTTTCTCCCACTTCTTGCCGTTCTTCACCCTTTCTCCTGACTCTCCTTCctcacttttttctcttctgattacAGACCACGGGTATGAATTCGAAGCCTagtttatatattatttctaattatttgatataaaaacaaaatagatcGGGCCTTTTAAAAGTTTGCAAAAGCACTCCAAGTTAACTGTCACTTTTTtagttattcctttttatttttggctgcattgggtcgttgttgccgcacacgggcttttctctagatgcggcaagcaggggctactctttgttgcagtccttgggcttctcattgcagtggcttcacttgttgcagagcgcgggctctaggtgcgcgggcttcaatagttgtggcgtgcgggctctagagcacaggctcagtagttgtggtgcacaggcttagttgctccgcggcatgtgggatcttcccagaccagggctcgaacccgtgtcccctgcattggcaggcggattcctaaccactgtgccaccagggaagtccaagtttgTTATTCTTTATTGTAAAACAGACCCACACTTAAAATGTTCTAGAAACATAAAcgacaatggggaaaaaaagaactatttttctGGTCCCAACACCCAAACATTACCATTGCATTTCTGTTTACAACCAATGTAATCCTTGGttatttgtgtgggttttttttaatttatttatttatttatttttggctgtgttgggtcttcgtttctatgcgagggctttctctagttgcggcaagcgggggccactcttcatcgtggtgcgcgggcctctcactatcatggcctctcttgttgcagagcacaggctccagatgcacaggctcagtagttgtggctcacaggcctagttgcgccacagcatgtgggatcttcccagaccagggctcgaacccgtgtcccctgcatgggcaggcagactctcaaccactgcgccaccagggaagcccccagtttttttgattgtttgttcggttttggttttgctttcttgtgttttttggccacaccacgcggcttgtgggattttagttcttggaccagggattgaatccaggccctcggcagtgagagcgcagagtcctaaccactgaaccaccagggaattcccccagtgttttattatttaaaacaatatttatggggcttccctggtggcgcagtggttgagagtccgcctgccgatgcaggggacataggttcgtgccctggtccgggaggatcccacatgctgcggagcggctgggcccgtgagccatggctgctgagcctgcgcgtccagatcctgtgctccacaacaggagaggccacaacagtgagaggtccgcgtatcgcaaaacaaaaacaaaaacaatatttataaaatattattattattttgtctgcattgggtcttcgttgctgcacacgggctttctctagttgaggcaagagGGAGCTatttttcgttgcagtgcacaggcttctcactgcagtggcttctctttgttgtggagcacggggcctaggcgcgcagacttcagtagttgttgctcgcgggctctaggctcaccggcttcagtagttgtggcactgagGTTCCGTAgatgtggcttgcgggctctagagcgcaggctcagtagttgtggtgcacgggtttagtttctccgcagcatgtgggatcttcccggaccagggctcgaatgtcctctgaattggcaggtggattcttaaccgctacACCAGCAGGGCAGtccctgtgttttgttttgtttttttgacaaatagtaaatataaagTTTAATCAATCGTGTAAACACAGTAAAGACAATCTATGCAAACACAAATAATGCTGTGAAAAGTAAGCTCATTCTCAAAttgttttgaaaagtttttaatgttttttccatATTATCCAGTCCAAagctttacaaataataaataaatattgcacTTAGGTGGTTGATAGTGATCGCGGAAATGTGCCTGCAAAGGGCTAGCAATTTAAGCCAGATAACACAAAGGTCAGATCTAAATGACGAGGAATATTGATATGATTTTCCTCTGCAGTTCTCTAATTTTGAGAAGCAagaatcttattttttctttgctctatTTTTTAACATAAGCACAAATATGCCCACGCCACTGCCAGTATCTGAAACTTTACACATAATTTAGGAGCATGAAGGAGAACTCCACAGGAAACTCAGAGCTCAAGTTCTATTTCAATTCCCATTAAAATGTAAGaaagggggcagggggctgtCAATTGGTGAAAATATGGTAATGGAGTCTCCAGCATTAACAGAACTTTTGAGAGCCGAAATTTATCTCAGAATTGCTGATGTTTGGAGATTTTAACATCTCTGCTGGATCACAAACAGCCCACTAGCCTCTAAGCCCGGAAACTGATCTCTTGTGATAGATACAGGTCCTATAGACACATTGGTCTTTgcaaatgcaaatctgatcaggTCACATATAGaatacagttatttttttcctggccCAAATGTGTCTCTCCTCATCTTCGGAGAGGGAGATGAGAATGAGAGACATTCTCACAAATAGTCCCTGCTATTTATTCATGACCTGGCTTATTACTTGTCAGATCCTGAGTTAAACATTATCTAATTGactcattacacacacacacacacacccttattaGGTGGTTATCACCCTCACCTTACCTtaggtgaggaaaccgagactTCGACTGGCTGCACATACTTGCCCAGGCTCAAGGTAAGGATGCCCGCAAAACCCGTTTGCTACCACCACTGTACACACCGGGCGAAGCCGGCGGCAGGACTAGAACTGCAATTCCCGTGGGGCTGTGCGGCAGCCTCGCGAGAGTTGACCTAAATTCAGCAGCATCGCGAGAGTTGGCTTAAATGTGGCGGCGGGAAGGCAGTGATCTGAAGCGGCTACTGAAGGCCAGCTGCTGAAGCGGCTGGGAGGGCTGGCTGCTGAGGCGATGGCGGACAGCTATAGCCGGGACAGCGAGCCTACGACGCGCACGCTGCTACGGCGCGTGCTGGATACAGCGGATCCTCGCACCCCGCGGCGACCCCGGAGTGCTCGGACTGAGTATGTGAGGGCGCTGCCCCAACACAAGAACAACCTGAGGGAGTGGGCGATGGGGTCCAGAGCTGACCCTGTTTGGAGACGGAAACTGAGTCTCGGAGAGGAGCAGAGTCCAGGGCTCTGAGAACAGGTTCCTTTCTCCTCGCTGGGATCGGGTCAGCTGTTTGTGCGCCCACCCCTGAGACTCCAGGCCGCTCGGGACCTCAGAGCTCAATTATACAGGCGTCCTTGGGGGTCCGCTTCTGGAAGCGAAGGATAGGTGCTCAGAATCTGGACCTCTGCTATGTTCTCTAGGCCAGTTTTCTCCAGAGTATGTCCAGGCATCTGCCCTGAACAGTCTTCCAAGCGGTTCCCAGCTGAAAGATGGGAAAGGAGTTGCAGAGCGTAGCCTGGGTAGCAGTCAGGAGGCAGGAACTGGAAAGATGCTTTGCTAGAGAGCAGCGAATTTGGCCTGACGTGGTGGGAGTGTCAGTGGGTGAGGGCTGTGGTGAGCTTATGGTGCAGAGAGGGTGGAAGATGGCATCTGCTGACTTCCTGGGGCAGTGCAGTTCCTTTATAGACAATGGGAAGCCATTCATTATAGGTTTTAGACCTGTGAGTGATGAGGTGGGAGTTGTGCCAGAGGAACATTTATGTGGTTCTGGAATCTGAGAGGGGATTGGATTGGAGAGAGTAGGGCTGGGGTGACCCATGTGGAGGTTGCTGTCAGACCCTGACTAGTActtaaaaggtttaaaaatattgaaatatccCTGAATTGTTTTAGTGTCTAGAATGGATACATTTCCAGTTGTTCCTCTTATCTGTGTGGTTAACCCCTATTTCTGCTGTAGTCacctcagtgaagccttcctAAGCCCTTCTCTCTGGCTGGGTCATCatattccttctctcttcccataCCCCTCGGCTCCCTTTCATCCACAACCCTGTTGACATAGAACTGGGAATAGGGCTGTGGGAGGGCAAGTGGTTTCTGGTCCCTGTCCCTGAGGGTAAAGGACTTCAGCCAAGATCCCTGACGAAGACCCGTCGCTAGTTCACC contains the following coding sequences:
- the THAP11 gene encoding THAP domain-containing protein 11, producing MPGFTCCVPGCYNNSHRDKALHFYTFPKDAELRRLWLKNVSRAGVSGCFSTFQPTTGHRLCSVHFQGGRKTYTVRVPTIFPLRGVNERKVARRPAGAAAARRRQQQQQQQQQQQQQQQQQQQQQQQQQPSPSASTAQTAQLQPNLVSASAAVLLTLQAAVDSSQPPGSVPPAPTTPTGEDVKPIDLTVQVEFAAAEGAAAAAAASELEAATAGLEAAECPMGPQLVVVGEEGFPDTGSDHSYSLSSGTTEEELLRKLNEQRDILALMEVKMKEMKGSIRHLRLTEAKLREELREKDRLLAMAVIRKKHGM